The DNA region ttttttttcttaccttgaAAGACTTTGcactgttagaaaaaaatacagaagcgCGTGTCATGTAGGAATGCAGAATATTGCTGGAGACTGTAAGCTAAATTGTTGtctagttttgcttttgttttctgtctttgctttggCCACATTCTGCCTCAGGGGAAGTCTCTGGCTCAGAAAAAGATCAACTCCCCTAACTCTACGATGgcattttaataaagatttaTGCAATTcatattttaacaataaaaactgtttaaatttaGTGTGTTAATATAGTTCTAATAAGTTTAACACACTGCATGTCCCACTCTTGgcactaaaataataataaaatctcaGTCTTTGCTCCACAATGTACAGAAAAGGTAGCACTTCTAGTAGAAATATGTTATTCTGTGCATAGTCGTTATAAAATATGTAGATGCAATACGTTGTTTGttggataaaaaaaaacctaaacttttttttttctgcctcttgcaTGATGATCAGTTATTGGCATCTGCCTGTTTGCTTATGCAGTTGCACTGAAGTAGAATACCCCCCAAAGCTGGGTAGAAGGCATTGAGGTGTAGGGGTATTCGTTCAGACAAAGAATGTAGTGCTGTATTCTTTTTGGTAATTCATCAGCTCTTTCACCTCAGGTGAAAGCATGTGTGATTGGAGACCAGAGCTTCTGTTTAGTGGTATCACTTCCAGATATTGAAGTTCATCTGCTGTGAGCAAGTAGGATCAGAAGAATAATTGGTGGGGGAGgccagcagagaaaaaggaacaaagacaGGGAAGTAGCAGTTCCTTCTCCTGAAGGGAAGAGGATTGAAAGAAGTGAAACAGTCTTCATATCCTTAGTTCTTTTACATGGCAATGCTCCATCAGACTTAGGGTCTGGGTGTCTTAAGCAGGTGTTGTTTGCTCTTCAGGGTAAAGAGAGCAAAAGGCATAGTGTCTTAGATGCTTATGCTGGCATTTTAGTACAAATACATCACTGAGAAGGTAGAGGGAGTTGGCTTCTTTGGATGAGCAGGTGAATGAGGCTACTGTTGGTGGAAGCAGGGAAGACCTCCTACAAGAGCTGacctgctacaaaaaaaaaaaccccaccaaacgcaaaacccaacaacaaacaaaacgaacaaaaaagaaagggggaaaaaaagggggggggggaaaccccagaaaataaaacttataGTCTTTGTGGTGAGGAGAAAAGTACAGTAATTTTTCAAAGGCTGGCTGATAATTGAAGATTCAtgtagaaggaagaaaaaaaccttgataGTAAGTTCTGCACTTGAAGACTGCATTGAGCAGAGTTTGTTCTGTAATACAAAACAAACTGTCacaaactggaaggaaaaaaaggtttaagAGAAGTGTAGAACTTCTTGCATCTCTAACTGTAGTACTTCATAAAATGTCCAGATACAGCAAACACTACATAATACATAatggttcttttaaaatatgtggtATAGGTTTTGTACATTCtctgaaattctgaatttgGCATTTTGAATGTTTTAGCCTGAGTTTCTAGGTTTATCATTGGCAAGCTCTTGTgacatgctatttttttctctgcatcaaAAATGTAACTTCGACAAACTGTACGATGCAGGCACCATCATGAAAAGTGTAATTGTTCGTGTAATGTATTTATAACAGGCATTTAGCTGCTGTGATAATAAGCACTGTACAATCAGCAGAATGGTATAGCGATGCTCTGTGTGCTTTTCAAATGGTACAAAATACACATCTGAATTGAGACAGAAATAGCAGCTTTAGTTACAGCTACAGTACAAATGATTCATACAGGTGACTGAGGGAGATTTCAGAGTTGTCAAGCTGAAAGCTGGCAGTTTAGTTTTTTCTCTTATAGGGGCTTCTTTGGAGATAATGTATTGTCACAGAAGGGTGGTTTACTAGTCTAGGGAAGCGGCACGTGCATGGTAACTGCCGTGCGTCCCTTTAATGCTGCACAGTTTGAGTTTaggtcctgctgcctgccaaTTTAAATGTACTGCTGCGTCAGTGATGTCATGTAATAAGCCTGCTACTGGATTGTTTGAAGTTTGGTCTTCCCAGGTGTCTTGGGACCACTGTTAAACTACTCTAAATGCACATTTCcaaaaagtaaatgtaaatgCAGAGGATTTTTTCATTAGGATTTGTCTCTGTAAAGCAGGTTTTGGTTGCTTATTGATGACTGATGCGGATTTTAACCAATGCATATATACATGCCTCCATCAGTACCCCAAATTCTTAAATGTTAGATGAACATAGCAGTTCCTGAGATGTCTTGCCTTTCTCACCAAGTGAACAAGCAAGCCTCCCAGGAGCAGGGCGCAGCTCTGTACTGATGTGACTCAAGAATCTGCAGACACGGAACCAGCTCAGGGACTGGCTCCTTAATCACCTTAATCTGATTtaactgcaggctgctgccaaaaGGAGTGGCGGCACCCTGCCCGGTGCCTCGGGCTGTATATTCCACCTGCGATTCAGTTGTGAAGCAAATGCAGGATTTCTTAACCTCTTATCTCTGCATTTGGGAAGGGCTGATGTAAGGCATTAATGAAAATTGTCATGAAGTAGAAATTCCTGCTATATTTATCTTCAGTAATTCTTATACCGCTATTCTTGAGCTGTGCCACAGATCTTTCAGTTCATTCAAATCTGTATTCATTATAGATAACGTAACAACTGTACTAATCTGTTCTAACTCAGTCTTGGGCTGAGACTGCCAAtaataaattctgtaaaaaCGGGACTTCAGCTGCAGTCTAcagagttaatttccttcacaGTGAGTTCAGATTTTACATCTGTGCTTCCGTGTGTGTCATTGACTTCTGCTTTACATCTTTATTTACCAGTTCATGAAAAAATACTGGTAGTTAAATGTGAACACCAGTCTTTTAATGAAGATTCTTGATGATTCTGAAAAATTTAGAAACCAGTGGGAAGTGGGTCTGCTTTGTTGGGAGCATGAAGCATGCCTAGATTGGGCAGCTCCCTGAGGCAGTGTCTTTCTTTTTATGGCTTCACCATGTTTCCCCTCTCCACAGAGCTATCAAGTAGAATCTTATGTTGTAGAATACTTGAATAGACCCTAATGGGATTCaaatcacatttaaataataatattataaaaTGTCAAGAATGAAATATAATTACAGGAACAATCAGATTAGCTGATACACTGCTTTGACCCCAGAGGACGTGCACTGTCATTCTTAAATGGTGCTATAACTTTATAGCTAAAAGATCACTCCAGTCTTTGAgatgttgaaaatatttttaacatttattgtCTGTTTTGAGgggttttaaataaataattctaaagCCCCCTGGTCACGACACTTGGAAGCATTGGTTGGTTGAAATCAGTGTCAGTACAGGTTAAGTTTCTCCCCTCTTTCCTAGCTGTGTATGAAACACAGTGGAATGGCTTGAGGAATTCCCCCTCCCTGGCAGTGCgtggggccaggctggatggggctctgagcaccctgccctggtggaaggtgtccctgcccgtggcggggggtggggtgggaactagatggtctttcaggtcccttccaacccaacccattctgtgGTTCTACGAAGTAAGTGTTCTAACAAAACCCTAACAAAGAATAGCTGGCCAGGAAGCAGCAAACATCTCCTTTCTGTTCTCTTAACGTCATGCAGTAGCAGGACTTTGACAGTCTCCCGTGTGAATGCAGACGGTGGTGGTGTTCTTGGTGTTGATGTCAAAAGTATTAATCTGATGTTCTGTTGAAAAAGGCATCGATCTCTGCTGTTCTCATATGGAGAGTAAGGTACTAAGGTGTTAAAGACTATATCCTTCTTGCCTCTTCCTTAGCATAGGAGAACATAGTTTATTTAAGAACAAGCCCTTTCTCCTAGATCAGATGAGCCTGAAAAGTGAATTAGTCATTCATGCCACATGTAACAACACAGGAAGGACTAGTTCTGCTGCAGTGTGGCCTTTGTGGGGTGAAGGGAGATGGAGGTTGTTGAGACACGTTGCCCTGGGGCACAAACTTaagtttaaatgtatttatccTAAAACTTTAGGATAAGGGAAAAGAGTTCCCTGGAAATTttagagcagaaagaaaattttctcaGAAGGGGCTGGCCCTGAATTGACACAGGGCCTTACAAGAAATGTCTTGCTTTGGCAGTGGTAGCATGGTTTTACTGAGAACATGTGTGTAACTGGGGTTGTAATTGTTCTTTATATTCTAGCTATTATTTGAAAATCAGTATGTTTTGATAAGTAAAGACTTTTTTGTATAGTTTCTCTTTTTACCACAATCTGATGGTGTATATGCTGAATTTAACAAAATAGTTGTATCTTAAAGGAGGAATAAGTGCAGGGATGGTGTCATGTGCTGGTGAGAGCAGGGTTCTGAGCGTAGCTCTGCTGTAGAAGAACACTTCTACTTGgctatttgtttttcaaaacaagcaaataaacacaGCCTGAACAAATTGCACCAAAGTCCGACTTAGGAGCAATGCTGAGTGAAGAATTTTGCTCAAAGAAACAAATAGTTTTTAACTGATGTTGTGGTTTaaacccagccagcaactaagccccacgcagccactcgccCACTCCCTcctgctgggatgggggagagaattggaagggtaaaagtgataaaacttgtgggttgagataaagacagtttaacaggtaaaacaaaagtcatatgcacaagcaaaggaaagcaaggaatGCATTTATCGcttgccatgggcaggcaagtgttcagccatccccaggaaagcagggattCACCACACAGTTGCTTGGGAAGGCAAATGGCATCACTCCGAATGTCCCCCCGCCCTgcccttcttcttccccagctcttTATTGCCGAGCATGACGCCATGTGGTgtggaatagccctttggtcagttggggtcagctgtgccagctgtgtcccctcgcaactccttgtgccccccccaTCCTCCTCGGGGGGCGGGaggcagcaaagcccttggctccGGGTAAGCGCTGCTCAGTGgcaactaaaacatccctgtgttaccagCACTGGTTTctgcacaaatccaaaacatagccccataccagctactgtgaagaaaactaactctcttccaaccaaaaccagcacaactgGTAATGCTGAAAAACTGTACACGTATGATGATTCAGGTTTTTGATTATGCCCCTCTAATGCTGCTATTTTGTTAAAGAGGCTTTTTATATAAGGGTAGGGATCCTGCAGGCAAGcaagacagaaagcagcatCCCTGAAGACAGTGTAGTTACATTACATACTAAGGTTTCATAccattaatgattttttttaattggttttcaTATaacattgttctttttttacttcctgtTACTTTTTGTAAGTCTTTTGTCATACTTTTAGTGTAGGTATAGTTCCTGATGTTTGTGCTAAGGTGCTTGCTTTTCTATagttcattttttccttacattgTGTAAGAATGCAGGATTAAGCAGGGTATGAGGCTCAGAAAAATAGATATAAACTGAAGTAGCAGCGGGTCTATAGAAACTGTTAAAATTACTAATAGATAAATTGGACCAATTTGAACATGTGCCTTGAAATtaatagagaaaatattttattaagcaGCTCTGAATTTGGCACAATTTTTAGTTTGTTCTATTAGGGAAGTCTAtgtcttcccttcctctgctgctgggcGGTGAGCGTGCTTGCTGTAATCCCTCTGCCACTAGATGTTGCTGTATGAGTGATTGATACAATCTTATCTGATGCTGGATggattaataatattttaagcaAAGGAAGAGATCCAGCTGAAACAGTATTACTGCCTATtccaaaataagtattttgagACGTTTGCCTGAgacatttttagattttattggCTCTTTTATATTAGTCATAAAGATTGTTTCTCTCTTGTATACCCAGCAGTACGCTAGGCGTCATTTCCAATTAGGCAGACTTTTCTTTTCATATGTCTGTAGAGCTCGTGGCCTTGGTagtgaggaaaaaaggcaacaaaatgtAACTCAGCCAAAAAGGTTTTTGCAGGAACTCTGCTCTGTAGCATCTGTGGCTTTTCATTTGATGAAAGATGGCAGGGGAATAAAATTGCTATATATTCCAGCATGAAGAATAATCACTTTTCAGGGGAAATTTTTGTCTTTACTTCACTTTGGCTGTTTTTTAAGCACTACCTCTTTGGTGAAGGATTACTTACCCTCCTTGGGGCTTTGCTGTGTTTATTCTACACAGAAGTCTACAAATAGAAGAGCTCCATCAGGGTGAACTGCAGTTATCCTAAGGAAAAAATTCATTGCACAGATTGTGTAAACTTACTGAGACCGAAGTAAAGCTGGAAAGGAAGCTACTAGTGCATAAAACAAGAAGTTTGGAATTGGATTTGGGGAATCTGGGCTTGGAAATGCCTCAGGTAAGTCTGTTACGGTTTTGTTGGcttctgtaaataatttttgcttcattttttaaaaaaaaaaaaaaaagattaagagtAAATTTGATTGGTGTTACCGGGGAGAATGTATAAGATATTaaatggtttatattttttagtGTCTCAGTAGTGTCTATGGTGGAAGCTATGTTGCTGCTCTTGGTACTGTATTTGTTCACACAGCAAGATTCAGCAAAGTTGTCTTGATTAGGGTGGATGCCTGGAGAGCAGCCTTTTATTACTGCAGTGATTCACACATCAGCACACTGAATGACTTTCAGCAGTACAGTGtttctcccttcccagccctcagGGCAAGTGTGTCTAGAAGAGAAATAGAGGTCTGGAATTAAATCTAGCAGAAAGCCTTGCTGCCCATTCCCTGTGTGCCCAGTCATCCTGCGTAATGTTTTCTTGCAAAGTTCCACTTCATTCTCAAGGGCTATGACACTCTTGATTTAGTTGtaataaattttgcttttgtatgaTCTCAGGTGGAAGTTTCATGAATCCTAATGGTTCTAAAAGCAGTCAACACTGCTTTAGTACAGAATGGTTTGTATTGGGGTGAAGGCCTTCTGAGTGTGTTAGTGCCTATTGATAATCGCAGATCTTGCCAGGACTCACTCCTCTTCTACAAGTGCTAACATATTCCTAAGCTTGGCAAATGCATGAGAATTTCAAACCAACAGAAAAGAGTGAATGAGCAATGCTCTTGCAGCTGCATGATGAATAGAAATGTGACCTTTAATCAAAGAGCTGCATGTTGTTAGCTGCTCTTAAAGCATTCTCTCACTCTGAGAAATGGAGTTTCTCCATCTCCAAAAAACACCTTTACTTGTGTAGGTAAAAACATTCCAGATGCAAGCATAGCACAATTTCGGGGACTTGGATGAAATGGCAATACTCTTTATGCTTTGTTGAAGAAAAGAATACGCCTTTTTCTAGCATGCTTCAAATGTCAGTGTCAATTTTGTTGTAGCCCAGTGTGAGTGGAATGGACCCTCCTTTTGGGGATGCCTTTCGGAGCCATGTGTTTTCAGAGCAGACTCTGATGAGCACAGATCTCTTGGCAAGCAGTTCAGATCCAGACTTCATGTATGAACTGGTAGGTCATCTTTCTGTGAGTCTATTAATTTCCTCTCCTTGACTAATACCCTAGTTCATGTAGTAGTTAAAGGGTTATTTATTACAAGATTATTCATTACTGCTAGCTGCTGATGAGGGAAGAACATAACCGCTTGTCCAGCAAATGTAATGCTTCCTCAGTAGCTAGCTGCTGATGAGGGAAGAACATAACCGCTTGTCCAGCAAATGTAATGCTTCCTCAGTAGGCACTTGTTAAAGCTGGTCATCAGGAGAGGCTTGATAGACAAGTTGCATGAGACTCTGCTTTACAATCTTTTCTGCAAGAGTAACTATATGCTACTTCACCCAAGCTGTGGAGGCAGggtaagcaaaataaaaattgactCTACTTATACGATGTTCTTTTCCCCCTGCCACCACATCAAGGGAGAAAGGTAGCTCATAGCTGTTAATTGATCATGTTAGAATGAGGTTTTCCAGGGGCTGGTAACCTTGAGCATATTGTGTTAGGTACACAGCAAAGATAACGTAGCTTAATAGGGACTAGAACAGCTTGCCTGTGATGTCTTCcatgttttaaatacatggATATGGGTACCAGTCAAGTTCTGATGACCAGGTGaattgcaaaagcagaaaaagaattgAGCAGCATTTGACTTCTACCTTTAGCAATTTCTTTAgaacctgatagccttctgtgatggaatgcctagctgggtagatgaggggagagcagtggatatAGTCGACCTTGACTTCATTCAGCAAGTCTTCTGACACTGTCCTGCgacatcctcataggtaagctcaggaagtgtgaGTTAGACAAGTGGACGGTGAGGTGGATTGAGacctggctgaatggcagagctcaaagggttgtgatcagtggtGCAGAGTCTGGTTAGAGGCCTGTAGCttgtggtgttccccagggatCAGTGTggggtccagtcctgttcaacttattcatGAATGACTGTTATGGTTTGACCTTGGatggacaccaggtgcccaccaaagtcACTCTATCACTCTGAACCCTCAACTgaacaggggagagaaaaaatacaacaaaaagcttgtgggtcaagataaggacagggacaTCACTGAGCAATGACTctcacgggcaaaacagacttgatttggggaaattagtttaatttattaccattctaatcagagtaggataatgagaaataaacccaaaacttaaaaacacctaccacccacccctcccttcttcccaggctcaacttcactcccagttttctctacctcctccctgccagcagtgcagggggatggaaaatgggggttgtggtcatTTCATTACACATTGTCTCtgtcactccttcctcctctgggGGTGGACTCCTCACACACTTTCCCTgttccagcatggggtccctcccatgggagacggttttccacaaacttctccaatgtgagtccttcccacgggctaCAGTTCTTTGCattctgctccagcatgggtcccttccacgagttgcagtccttcagaaacagattgttccagcctgggtcccccacagggtcacaagtcctgccaggagcctgctctaGCAcgggcttcccacagggtcacagcctcctttggatGCATCTGCCTGCTCCAGagtggggtcctccatgggctgcaggtggacaTCTGGgtctccatgggctgaggggcacagctTGCCTCACCATAGTCTTCACCACAGGCAGCCAAGGAgactctgctccagcacctggagcacctcctccctctccttcttcactgacctgggtgtctgcagagttacTGCTCTCAtgtattctcactcctctctccaacTGCAATTTTGTTGTGCAGGTTTTTCCCCCAccttcttaaatatattatcccagaggtgctgccgCGCtcactgatgggctcggccttgggCAGTAgcgggtctgtcttggagctggctgggactggctcCATTGGGCATgagggaagcttctggcagcttctcgcAGAAcccacccctgtagcccccccactaccaaagccttgccatgcaaacccaatacatgATGAAGGGACAGTGTCCCCTCAGCAAGCTTCCTGATGATACAGAAccgggaggagtggctgataccccaggaggctgcactgccattcagcgagacctggacaggctggagagttgggcagagaggaacccaatgaagttcagcaaaggcaagtcaaaggtcctgcacctggggaggaacagccctgtggaggcagctctgcggagaaggacctgggaggtCTGGTGGGCAGCCAGTTGCCCGTGAGCCAGCCatgtgcccgggtggccaaggcCAGTGGTGTCCCGGGGTCATTAGGAGCAGCGAGGccagcaggggcagggaggcgatcctccccctctgctctgccctggtgaggccacgtctggagtgctgtgtccagtgctgggctccccagttccagagacagggaactgctggagaggggccagcggaggCTACAAGGATGatcaggggactggagcatctcccttgtggggaagggctgggagagctgggcctgtgtagcctggagaagagcagactgagaggggatcttaccaagGGCTACAAATATCTTCAGGGCAAGTGTTAAGAGGAcaggccaggctcttttcagtggtgcccagtgacaggaccaggggcaatgggcacacagtgcaacacaagaagttccatctgaaaaggaacaggctgcccagggaggctgtggggtctccttctccagagacattcaaaacccacctggacgtgaccctgtgcagcctgccctaggtgaccctgcttgagcagggggttggactggatgatctccagaggtcccttccaaccccgaccaGTCTATGATCTGCTGGTGAAGCGCAGAAGCTGAACATCATTCTGACCCTCAAAAGAAGCTTTTAGTTGAAACTTGGGGTGTCTTTGTACATTGTTACTCTATTACACTTCACTGGAATTAAGTTCACCATACTAAAGAGAGGCAGAGATGATTGatactttttttgtattaatttttaacttttcttatGCATAGGACAGAGAAATGGACTATCAGCAAAGCTCCAGAGACAACTTACTTTCAATGGAGGACTGCAAAGACCTTGAGAACTTGGAGTCTTTTACAGACATCCTGGACAAAGAAGCTGCTCTCACCTCAAAGTGGGAGCAGTGGGACACCTACTGTGAAGACTTAACTAAGTACACTAAATTAACCAGCTGTGACATCTGGGGAACAAAAGAGGTGGATTACTTGGGCCTTGATGACTTTTCAAGCCCATACCAAGATGAAGAGGTGATAAGCAAAACACCAACACTGGCTCAGCTTAACAGTGAGGACTCCCAACCTGTTTCTGATTCACTCTACTACCCTGATTTGCTCTTTAGtgtaaaacaaaatcctttaaaTTCTTTGTTACCTGGCAAAAAGATTGcaaccagagcagcagccccagtcTGTTCTTCCAAGAACATTCAGGCTGAGGCACCTTTGTCGGACTGTGTTCAGAAGGCAAGCAAACCTGCAACTCAGCCTGCTTCCAGTACGCAAATCATGGTGAAGACTAATGTGTACAATAATGAAAAGGTGAACATTCATGTTGAATGTAAAGACTAtgttaaaaaggcaaaagtaaAGATCAATCCTTTACCACAGAGCAGACCAGTGCTGAGCCAGACGCATGCTGATGCAGCAAAGGAGAACACCTGTTATTGTGGTGCTGTAGCAAA from Falco biarmicus isolate bFalBia1 chromosome 8, bFalBia1.pri, whole genome shotgun sequence includes:
- the CREBRF gene encoding CREB3 regulatory factor isoform X7, whose amino-acid sequence is MPQPSVSGMDPPFGDAFRSHVFSEQTLMSTDLLASSSDPDFMYELDREMDYQQSSRDNLLSMEDCKDLENLESFTDILDKEAALTSKWEQWDTYCEDLTKYTKLTSCDIWGTKEVDYLGLDDFSSPYQDEEVISKTPTLAQLNSEDSQPVSDSLYYPDLLFSVKQNPLNSLLPGKKIATRAAAPVCSSKNIQAEAPLSDCVQKASKPATQPASSTQIMVKTNVYNNEKVNIHVECKDYVKKAKVKINPLPQSRPVLSQTHADAAKENTCYCGAVAKRQERRGIESQHSHSTPPILPFKETQELLLSPPQETPGLIVGESSLSASTSVSDSSQKKEEHNYSLFVTDSLGEQSAKGDPEEDEDDEDDIEDEDHDEGFGSEHELSENDDEEEDYEDDKDDDISDTFSEPAVTLSGSSKDTEFLSSACRNGALTTEIRTNLHLEEINENVEAS